A stretch of Christensenellaceae bacterium DNA encodes these proteins:
- the licD gene encoding LPS cholinephosphotransferase produces the protein MANGYDPQTLKRVQDVILGILKDFKVICAKYDIPYFAFGGTAIGAIRHQGFIPWDDDIDVCMLRKDYERFLEVAPDELGGKYDLLTIENTDGYVLPFAKLSKKGTVFLEATDTNRTYTSGIFLDIFPFDVLAADQEKRARQIKKAWFWARMCVMRDYGEVKLPDTLTGAKRSLASAAAHTVHGILKLFRISKKSLYRRYLKAARMYEDVEDTYVTDFSGAEPEKIYFVKSDLFPLREMPFEDTTISMPRDPHPHLTLQFGDYMTLPPEEDRKNHYPAVLKFGDE, from the coding sequence ATGGCAAACGGATACGATCCGCAGACCTTAAAGCGGGTCCAGGATGTGATTTTGGGAATTCTCAAGGATTTCAAGGTAATCTGCGCGAAATACGATATTCCTTATTTCGCGTTCGGCGGCACCGCTATCGGCGCGATCCGCCATCAGGGTTTCATTCCCTGGGACGACGACATCGACGTGTGTATGCTGCGCAAGGATTATGAGCGCTTCCTTGAGGTCGCGCCGGATGAGCTTGGCGGTAAATACGACCTGCTTACCATTGAAAATACGGACGGCTATGTTCTTCCCTTTGCCAAGTTATCTAAAAAAGGAACCGTATTCCTGGAGGCAACGGATACCAACCGGACTTATACGTCGGGAATTTTCCTCGACATCTTTCCTTTCGACGTGCTGGCCGCAGATCAGGAAAAACGTGCCCGCCAGATCAAAAAAGCATGGTTTTGGGCGCGTATGTGCGTCATGCGCGACTATGGAGAGGTTAAGCTTCCGGACACTTTGACCGGCGCCAAACGCTCTCTTGCGTCCGCAGCCGCGCATACGGTGCACGGTATATTAAAGCTGTTCCGTATTTCCAAAAAATCCTTATACCGGCGTTACTTAAAGGCGGCCCGCATGTATGAGGACGTTGAGGATACCTATGTGACGGATTTTTCGGGCGCGGAACCCGAAAAAATTTATTTTGTAAAATCCGATCTTTTCCCGCTCCGTGAAATGCCTTTCGAAGATACGACGATCAGTATGCCGCGCGATCCCCATCCCCACCTCACGCTGCAGTTCGGCGATTATATGACCCTGCCTCCCGAGGAAGACCGGAAAAACCATTATCCGGCCGTACTGAAATTTGGAGACGAATAA
- a CDS encoding carbohydrate kinase gives MAGKYYIGLDNGGSVSKAGLFDSAGNERAVATAIVPQILPQAGYVERDTNLLYQANARCIREVIGKSGVDPREIGGVSVTGHGNGLYLIGKDGKPSYNGIISTDMRAADLVEAWMADGTFDKILPKTKQSLWAGQIVPLLKWFSVNRPEVIERSRYAFSCSDVIRYFLTGEAWGEISNMSSISAMDLEKGEYSREVLTALGAEDCMRLLPPLRRSTDVCGRITEQAARETGLKPGTIVAGGLVDFTACPIATGIVDETALSIVGGTWAITCYVDKRPVEDKDLFMSSIYTIDGYYNIMEGSMTSASNLEWFIQKILKDENKSSKEYYELCNELVDSKRPEDCDVVFLPYLYGTNANPKAKACFMGLTCMDDKASMLRAIYEGVAFSTCYHVEKLMGYKKDGVKVARISGGPSNSRVWVQMFADVLDMPIEVCKAGELGTLGAAMCAAVADEQFADMKQAAQACCHAGYTCEPKPANVEIYARKYKEFKKLIDTMDSYWSACG, from the coding sequence ATGGCGGGAAAATATTACATCGGACTGGATAACGGCGGCAGCGTATCCAAGGCGGGGCTGTTTGACAGCGCGGGAAACGAACGCGCGGTGGCGACGGCGATCGTGCCGCAGATATTGCCGCAGGCCGGCTATGTGGAGCGTGATACAAACCTGCTGTATCAGGCAAACGCGCGGTGTATCCGTGAGGTCATCGGGAAAAGCGGCGTAGATCCGCGGGAAATCGGCGGCGTTTCGGTAACGGGGCACGGCAACGGGCTATACCTGATCGGCAAGGACGGCAAGCCGTCTTATAACGGTATTATCTCAACGGATATGCGCGCTGCGGATTTGGTGGAAGCATGGATGGCCGACGGAACGTTTGATAAAATCCTGCCTAAAACAAAGCAATCGTTATGGGCGGGTCAGATCGTTCCGCTGCTGAAATGGTTTTCGGTAAACAGGCCGGAGGTCATAGAGCGGTCGCGATACGCGTTTAGCTGCAGCGACGTGATCCGTTATTTTCTGACGGGCGAAGCTTGGGGCGAGATTTCCAACATGTCGTCCATCAGCGCCATGGATCTTGAGAAAGGCGAGTATTCGCGGGAAGTGCTCACGGCCCTGGGCGCGGAAGACTGCATGCGGCTGCTGCCGCCCCTGCGGCGTTCGACGGACGTTTGCGGCAGGATCACGGAGCAGGCGGCGCGGGAGACAGGCCTTAAGCCGGGAACGATCGTCGCGGGAGGATTGGTCGACTTTACCGCCTGCCCGATTGCCACGGGTATCGTCGACGAAACGGCGCTCAGTATTGTCGGCGGGACATGGGCGATCACCTGCTATGTGGATAAAAGGCCGGTTGAGGACAAGGATTTATTTATGTCTTCCATCTATACGATCGACGGATATTATAATATAATGGAAGGTAGCATGACGTCCGCCAGCAACCTGGAATGGTTCATCCAGAAAATACTCAAGGATGAAAATAAAAGCAGCAAGGAATATTACGAGCTGTGCAACGAGCTGGTGGATTCCAAGCGGCCGGAAGATTGCGACGTGGTATTTTTGCCGTATTTATACGGAACGAACGCGAACCCCAAGGCCAAGGCGTGCTTTATGGGCCTTACGTGTATGGATGATAAGGCGAGCATGCTGCGCGCTATTTATGAGGGCGTGGCTTTTTCCACCTGTTACCACGTGGAAAAGCTGATGGGCTACAAGAAAGACGGCGTAAAGGTTGCGCGTATATCGGGCGGCCCGTCTAACTCCAGGGTATGGGTACAGATGTTCGCGGATGTGCTGGATATGCCCATCGAGGTTTGCAAGGCGGGAGAGCTGGGGACGCTGGGGGCGGCGATGTGCGCGGCGGTCGCGGACGAGCAGTTCGCGGATATGAAACAGGCGGCGCAGGCGTGCTGCCACGCCGGCTATACCTGTGAACCCAAACCCGCGAACGTGGAAATTTATGCCCGCAAATATAAAGAATTCAAAAAACTGATCGATACGATGGACAGCTATTGGTCTGCGTGCGGTTGA
- a CDS encoding pyruvate formate lyase-activating protein produces MERTGKVFNIEKFHIHDGEGIRTAVFLKGCHLRCPWCSNPESQKTGNEIVVFDNLCTACLRCENLCPQKAIYHIENKVRTNAALCNFCGKCVEMCPASARQIYGEDMTVAEVMREVIKDEIYYARSGGGVTVTGGEPLLQAEFVRELVAACRSEYLSVAVETCGAVSWDKMWMGLENADEILLDVKTTDPQKTGFFMPDGNGDYIDILRSNIRRLRQKDKNVIFRCPIIPGFNDTKSHVMSVVIWAKEFGVQRIDLLPFHQFGKHKHRALGLDYVMEDKKQLQNEDMENLISLIERADLTCMVGG; encoded by the coding sequence ATGGAGAGAACGGGAAAAGTATTTAATATAGAAAAATTCCATATCCATGACGGCGAGGGAATCCGCACGGCCGTTTTCCTGAAAGGATGCCATCTGCGGTGTCCGTGGTGCAGCAATCCGGAATCCCAGAAAACGGGCAACGAAATCGTAGTGTTCGATAACCTGTGCACCGCCTGCCTGCGCTGCGAGAACCTGTGCCCGCAAAAGGCGATATACCACATTGAAAATAAAGTACGCACCAACGCCGCGCTCTGTAATTTCTGCGGTAAATGCGTAGAAATGTGCCCTGCGTCCGCGCGCCAGATCTATGGCGAAGATATGACGGTGGCAGAAGTCATGCGCGAGGTCATAAAAGATGAAATCTATTACGCGCGTTCGGGCGGCGGCGTAACGGTCACCGGCGGGGAGCCGCTTTTGCAGGCGGAATTTGTGCGGGAGCTTGTCGCGGCATGTAGGAGCGAATACCTGAGCGTAGCGGTAGAAACATGCGGCGCCGTGAGCTGGGATAAGATGTGGATGGGGCTGGAAAACGCAGACGAAATCCTGTTGGACGTCAAGACCACGGACCCGCAGAAGACAGGGTTCTTCATGCCGGACGGAAACGGCGATTATATCGATATTTTAAGAAGCAATATCCGCAGATTAAGGCAGAAAGATAAAAACGTGATTTTCAGGTGCCCGATCATCCCGGGATTCAATGATACGAAATCTCATGTGATGTCTGTCGTCATTTGGGCGAAAGAATTTGGCGTACAGCGTATCGACCTGTTGCCTTTCCACCAGTTTGGCAAGCATAAGCACCGCGCGCTGGGCCTTGACTATGTAATGGAAGATAAGAAGCAATTGCAAAACGAAGATATGGAAAATTTGATATCCCTGATCGAACGCGCCGACCTTACATGTATGGTCGGCGGCTGA
- the pflF_3 gene encoding glycyl radical enzyme: MKYVDETAKRYKDTNASILGKTVYRSKRIEDLRNLLLASAPTICSQRAVAVTKAYQEFEGENIYILRAKALKKVLEEMSIFILDGELLVGNQASTPRSAPVFPEFSINWIIDELDGKPMRPDQRQGDRFIISEEHEKNIRELAPFWKGKTHAEHCEKLLTDDIRDTGAIGAVDSYWLMNGADGHLTVDLKRVAYEGLISFKNQALCKIDSLDLSVPDDMTQLPFLQSCVILCDAITAFAHRYAALAKEMAEKENAPQRKAELYKISEICNRVPEYPARTFHEALQAYWFINMVIQIENNGHSYSLGRMDTNLYSFYKNDLASGELESADDAVELLSCLFLKLFQLNKIFTFDNQKSFSGYQLFQNITIGGQDKNGHDATNELSYLVLETQAAIRLHTPSVSARYHDRVSNKFIQACLDCIRLGGGQPAFYSDEIYIPALVNRGMSVEDATEYSVVGCVEAVCEGKCGHRPNGSGLINLGKIVEVALNNGVDPRTGICPHAGNGDLTTFKTFDEVFEAIKQFSAWYIREQVIWDNIIDKCTEQYIGDPLVSMLIEDCIGRGRGLKEGGMHYDYAGPEFIGTANVGNCLAAIKKVIFEDKTLTAAQVMHALHTDFRDMETSPTGAEIQQILVSAPKFGNDDDYVDELTVEYFRFICEEIVKYKTTRYGRGPIGAMWQPSTSTISANVPFGAMVGATPDGRVAGEPLADTTAPMHGTDTHGPTSSLKSVSKLPTVLVSGGALLNLKLSPASVDTQAGRQKFTSLVRTFLGDLKGMHIQFNIVNADILKEAQKEPQKYKDLMVRVAGYSALFAPLDRDLQNDIIARTEHVL; this comes from the coding sequence ATGAAATATGTCGACGAAACTGCGAAACGATATAAGGACACCAATGCGTCGATCCTCGGCAAGACTGTTTACCGCAGCAAGAGAATCGAAGACCTGCGTAACCTTTTGCTCGCTTCCGCCCCTACCATTTGTTCCCAGCGCGCAGTAGCCGTTACCAAGGCGTACCAGGAATTCGAGGGGGAAAATATTTATATCCTGCGCGCCAAGGCGCTCAAAAAAGTGCTGGAAGAAATGAGTATTTTTATTTTGGACGGCGAACTTCTGGTCGGCAACCAGGCGTCCACGCCCCGCAGCGCGCCCGTCTTTCCCGAATTTTCCATTAATTGGATCATCGACGAGCTTGACGGCAAGCCCATGCGTCCCGACCAGCGCCAGGGCGACCGCTTTATCATCAGCGAGGAACACGAAAAAAACATACGCGAACTAGCCCCTTTCTGGAAAGGAAAAACGCATGCCGAGCATTGCGAGAAGCTGCTTACGGACGATATTCGCGATACCGGCGCCATCGGCGCGGTCGATTCCTATTGGCTGATGAACGGCGCGGACGGCCACCTGACGGTAGACTTAAAGCGCGTCGCTTACGAGGGCCTGATTTCCTTTAAAAACCAAGCCCTCTGTAAAATCGATTCGCTCGACCTATCCGTGCCGGACGATATGACGCAGCTGCCGTTTTTGCAATCCTGCGTCATCCTGTGCGACGCCATCACCGCCTTTGCGCACCGCTACGCCGCGCTCGCAAAAGAGATGGCGGAAAAAGAAAACGCCCCGCAGCGTAAGGCGGAGCTTTACAAGATTTCCGAGATCTGCAACCGCGTGCCGGAATATCCCGCGCGCACTTTCCATGAGGCGCTGCAGGCGTACTGGTTCATCAATATGGTCATCCAGATCGAAAACAACGGGCATTCCTATTCGCTCGGCCGTATGGATACCAATCTGTATTCCTTTTATAAGAACGACCTTGCATCCGGCGAACTGGAATCCGCAGACGACGCGGTGGAGCTTTTGAGCTGTTTATTTTTGAAGTTGTTCCAATTGAACAAGATTTTTACCTTTGACAACCAGAAATCGTTTTCCGGTTATCAGCTTTTCCAGAACATCACCATTGGCGGCCAGGACAAAAACGGCCACGACGCCACCAACGAGCTTTCCTACCTTGTGCTGGAAACACAGGCCGCTATCCGCCTGCACACGCCCTCCGTGTCCGCGCGTTACCACGACCGCGTTTCCAATAAGTTTATCCAGGCGTGCCTTGATTGCATCCGCCTGGGCGGCGGACAACCCGCGTTTTACAGCGACGAAATCTATATTCCGGCGCTTGTCAACCGTGGCATGTCCGTGGAAGACGCGACGGAATATTCCGTAGTCGGCTGTGTGGAAGCCGTATGCGAAGGCAAATGCGGACACCGCCCCAACGGTTCCGGCCTGATCAATTTGGGCAAGATCGTCGAGGTCGCGTTGAATAACGGCGTCGATCCGAGGACGGGGATCTGCCCCCACGCCGGCAACGGCGACCTGACAACGTTCAAAACCTTTGACGAGGTATTTGAGGCGATCAAGCAATTCAGCGCATGGTATATCCGCGAGCAGGTCATCTGGGACAACATCATCGATAAATGCACCGAGCAGTATATCGGCGATCCGCTCGTTTCCATGCTTATCGAGGATTGTATCGGCCGTGGGCGCGGCCTGAAAGAAGGCGGCATGCATTACGATTATGCCGGTCCGGAATTCATCGGCACCGCCAACGTGGGCAACTGCCTCGCCGCCATCAAAAAGGTCATTTTCGAGGACAAAACGCTGACGGCCGCGCAGGTTATGCATGCCCTGCATACGGATTTTAGGGATATGGAAACCTCGCCTACCGGCGCTGAGATCCAGCAAATCCTTGTAAGCGCCCCTAAATTTGGCAATGACGACGATTACGTGGACGAGCTGACTGTCGAATATTTCCGCTTCATCTGCGAAGAAATCGTAAAATACAAGACGACCCGCTATGGCCGCGGCCCTATCGGCGCCATGTGGCAGCCGTCCACCAGCACCATTTCCGCCAACGTACCGTTTGGGGCGATGGTAGGCGCGACGCCTGACGGGCGTGTCGCGGGAGAGCCTCTCGCGGACACCACCGCTCCCATGCACGGCACGGACACGCACGGGCCCACGTCCTCCTTAAAGTCGGTCAGCAAGCTGCCTACCGTGCTCGTATCAGGCGGCGCGCTGCTTAATCTGAAGTTAAGCCCCGCGTCTGTAGATACACAAGCGGGACGGCAAAAGTTTACATCGCTTGTACGCACTTTCCTCGGCGATCTGAAAGGAATGCACATCCAGTTTAATATAGTCAACGCGGATATACTGAAAGAGGCGCAAAAAGAGCCGCAGAAGTATAAGGACCTGATGGTCCGCGTGGCAGGCTACAGCGCGCTCTTCGCGCCGCTTGACCGCGACCTGCAAAATGATATTATCGCAAGGACCGAGCATGTTTTATAG
- the ulaE gene encoding L-ribulose-5-phosphate 3-epimerase UlaE, with translation MSLKDCKVGLYEKALPKRLGWKQKIREAKAAGYDFIEISIDETDEKMARVRPDSPQGMEIREALLEEDFPLLTMCLSGNRRFPVGSLDDDTRNTGLTLIREAVDFAVAAGVRIVQLAGYDEYYGPRSKETERRFLDALRGATEYAAQRAVTLAIENVDTDFMNTLSKIKAYVDRVNSPWLKIYADIANLTACGVSTRDLYEDIGCAYADTIAWHVKDGKLNVIRDTPYGAGIVDFDTFFAFLKEKGYAGLFVMEMWSDQTEESVRYVRTARQFLEEKIETAYGKR, from the coding sequence ATGAGCTTAAAAGACTGTAAGGTAGGGCTTTACGAAAAAGCCCTGCCCAAACGCCTCGGATGGAAACAGAAAATAAGAGAGGCAAAAGCGGCCGGATACGATTTTATCGAGATCAGTATCGACGAAACGGATGAAAAGATGGCGCGGGTCCGGCCGGACAGCCCGCAAGGAATGGAAATCAGGGAAGCGTTGTTGGAAGAGGATTTCCCCTTGCTAACAATGTGCCTGAGCGGCAACCGGCGTTTTCCGGTCGGCAGCCTGGACGACGATACGCGCAATACGGGACTGACCCTGATACGCGAGGCGGTGGATTTTGCCGTTGCGGCGGGCGTGCGTATTGTGCAGCTCGCGGGCTACGACGAATATTACGGCCCGCGAAGTAAGGAAACGGAGCGGCGCTTTTTGGACGCGCTGCGCGGCGCGACGGAATACGCGGCGCAGCGCGCGGTGACGCTGGCGATTGAGAATGTAGACACCGATTTTATGAATACGCTCAGCAAAATCAAGGCCTATGTCGACAGGGTGAACTCTCCGTGGCTTAAAATATACGCGGACATTGCGAACCTCACCGCCTGCGGCGTGAGCACGCGGGATTTATATGAGGACATCGGCTGCGCATATGCCGATACGATCGCCTGGCATGTGAAAGACGGGAAATTAAACGTCATTCGTGATACGCCGTACGGTGCGGGGATTGTGGATTTCGACACATTCTTTGCGTTCCTCAAAGAAAAAGGATACGCCGGATTATTCGTCATGGAAATGTGGTCGGACCAGACGGAAGAGTCCGTCCGGTATGTGCGGACGGCGCGGCAATTTTTAGAAGAGAAAATCGAGACGGCATACGGGAAACGATAG
- the sorC gene encoding glucitol operon activator gives MDGKNDIQIMVQCAKMYYTEKMTQAEIAKKLGISRSGVSMMLSEAMESGIIEINIKDPYANNDSLSGIFKDRFYLDDCRVIPTNVTSEEMLIRIVSSQGGLLASEILKSHSALGIAWGRMCYEFMQSFPISKDIYDVNVVPLLGGSNRVGMEYQLNETVRMFAEKLHGTPSFIYAPAIVETIADRALYMQSVYMQSIVEKWANIDFAVVSAGAPPDYYENNMQVPLDRMIDMINENYGKPVGDICAFRINIKGEFVNNDYNSRIIGIGEEYLKKAGKVMGIIAGEYRALSAIGVLNTGLLNYLVIDERTARRVLEILDRKLIHCLQ, from the coding sequence GTGGACGGTAAGAACGACATCCAGATCATGGTGCAGTGCGCCAAAATGTATTATACGGAAAAGATGACGCAGGCGGAAATCGCTAAAAAGCTGGGGATTTCGCGTTCCGGCGTGTCGATGATGCTTTCGGAAGCGATGGAGAGCGGGATCATTGAAATCAATATCAAGGACCCATACGCCAACAACGATTCGCTTTCGGGCATCTTTAAGGACCGCTTTTACCTGGACGACTGCCGCGTCATACCGACCAACGTGACCAGCGAGGAAATGCTCATCCGCATTGTTTCCTCGCAGGGCGGGCTGCTCGCGTCCGAGATACTCAAAAGTCATTCCGCCCTCGGTATCGCCTGGGGACGGATGTGCTATGAATTTATGCAATCCTTTCCGATCAGCAAGGACATCTACGATGTAAACGTGGTACCGCTTTTAGGCGGCTCTAACCGTGTGGGCATGGAATACCAGCTCAACGAAACGGTGCGTATGTTCGCGGAAAAGCTGCATGGTACGCCGTCGTTTATCTATGCGCCCGCAATCGTAGAGACGATCGCGGACCGCGCGCTTTACATGCAGAGCGTGTATATGCAGTCTATCGTGGAAAAATGGGCGAATATTGATTTTGCCGTGGTATCGGCAGGCGCGCCGCCGGATTATTACGAAAATAATATGCAAGTTCCGCTGGACCGCATGATCGATATGATTAACGAGAACTACGGGAAGCCGGTAGGCGATATTTGCGCTTTCCGTATCAATATCAAGGGCGAATTCGTCAACAACGATTATAACAGCCGTATCATCGGCATCGGCGAGGAATACCTGAAAAAGGCGGGTAAGGTAATGGGTATTATCGCCGGAGAATACAGGGCGCTTTCCGCCATCGGCGTACTCAATACCGGATTGCTTAATTATCTGGTGATCGACGAGAGGACCGCGCGGCGCGTACTGGAAATTTTAGACAGAAAACTCATTCACTGTTTGCAGTAA
- a CDS encoding L-ribulose-5-phosphate 4-epimerase: MYEEDKKAVIAAALEMKENRLITLSGGNVSVRKENGDIIVTPSGMNYVGMVPDDLIVYNKEGEIIEGTRKPSVDTVALQYIYEHMPEVNAIIHTHQPYATAVGLISDKLPACCTTLSNVALGEVYVAPYSTPGSLEMGILTVDYSKGKRAVILRHHGVVTIGGNLKEALYAAVYTEDVARSYLAAKAAGDPAVMTEEEDRLAVEMFSRYGQ, from the coding sequence ATGTATGAGGAAGACAAAAAGGCGGTCATAGCGGCGGCGCTGGAAATGAAAGAAAACAGGCTGATCACGCTTTCAGGCGGCAATGTGAGTGTCAGAAAAGAAAATGGCGACATCATCGTCACGCCGTCTGGCATGAATTATGTGGGCATGGTGCCGGACGACCTGATCGTTTACAACAAGGAGGGCGAGATCATCGAGGGCACGCGCAAGCCGTCGGTGGATACGGTCGCCCTGCAATATATTTATGAGCATATGCCGGAAGTGAACGCGATCATCCACACGCACCAGCCCTACGCGACGGCGGTAGGCCTAATCAGCGACAAGCTGCCCGCCTGCTGCACCACGCTTTCCAACGTGGCGCTGGGGGAAGTGTATGTCGCGCCGTACAGCACGCCGGGCAGCCTTGAGATGGGGATACTGACTGTGGACTATTCCAAAGGCAAACGCGCCGTCATCCTGCGCCATCACGGCGTAGTCACCATTGGCGGAAACCTGAAAGAGGCGCTCTATGCGGCGGTATATACGGAAGACGTTGCGCGCAGCTACCTGGCTGCCAAGGCGGCGGGTGATCCGGCGGTCATGACGGAAGAAGAAGACCGGCTCGCGGTGGAAATGTTCAGCAGGTACGGACAATAA
- the araR_2 gene encoding GntR family transcriptional regulator, translating into MDDSSKNFNFKYIVLKQWIVDNIKNKTFRQGDKLPSENLLCRKFGISRQTVRNAMAQLSEEGVVKKVRGSGMYVNKTFAAATSKTVGILISYLNEYIFKHIFQEIETVLKLEGYEIDLCISENRIEQERGFLDRMYHSDVAGLIIEGTRSALPNPNIEYYRKLEEKEVPFLFIHNYYSGVKCPSILMDDIGASKKMTQMLIEAGHTDIAGIFKGDDLQGHRRYLGYVQALGEAGIPVREELIGWFYSNYDNNILLEISIKAILDTLDYYTAMISYNDLIALEINRFYVQNGISIPRDVSMVSFDDGVASGNLGIISAKHPKKLLGIEAAMRILRMIREGRDAIPPVPYVINTELALRDSIKKIAR; encoded by the coding sequence ATGGACGACAGCAGTAAAAATTTCAATTTTAAGTATATTGTCCTCAAGCAATGGATCGTGGATAATATCAAAAACAAAACGTTCCGGCAAGGGGATAAATTACCGTCCGAGAATTTGTTGTGCCGGAAATTCGGGATCAGCAGGCAGACGGTAAGAAACGCGATGGCGCAATTAAGCGAGGAGGGCGTGGTTAAAAAGGTGCGCGGAAGCGGGATGTACGTCAACAAAACATTCGCCGCCGCTACGTCCAAAACAGTTGGTATCCTGATCAGCTATTTAAACGAATATATATTCAAGCATATTTTCCAGGAGATCGAAACGGTATTAAAGCTCGAGGGATACGAAATCGACCTTTGCATTTCCGAAAACAGGATCGAGCAGGAACGCGGTTTTCTGGACCGTATGTATCATTCGGATGTCGCGGGGCTGATCATCGAGGGAACGCGCTCCGCGCTTCCCAATCCGAATATCGAATATTACCGTAAGCTGGAAGAAAAGGAAGTTCCTTTCCTGTTTATCCATAATTATTACAGCGGCGTGAAATGCCCGAGTATTCTGATGGACGACATTGGCGCGTCCAAAAAAATGACGCAAATGCTCATTGAAGCGGGGCATACCGATATTGCGGGAATTTTCAAGGGCGACGATTTGCAGGGGCACAGGCGTTACCTGGGATATGTGCAGGCGCTTGGTGAAGCGGGCATTCCCGTGCGCGAGGAACTGATCGGCTGGTTCTATTCCAATTATGATAACAATATCCTGCTGGAAATCAGTATCAAGGCCATTCTCGACACGCTCGATTATTATACGGCGATGATCTCGTATAACGACCTGATCGCGCTGGAGATCAACAGGTTTTACGTGCAAAACGGAATCAGTATCCCGAGGGATGTTTCGATGGTCAGCTTCGACGACGGCGTAGCGTCGGGCAATCTGGGGATTATTTCAGCCAAACACCCCAAAAAGCTGCTGGGAATCGAGGCGGCAATGCGCATATTGCGCATGATACGCGAGGGCAGGGACGCGATTCCGCCCGTGCCGTACGTAATTAATACGGAGCTTGCGCTGCGGGATTCCATCAAAAAAATTGCCAGGTAA